The nucleotide sequence CATTCGCGCATCATCGGAATTCATCGGGATTCATCGTGGTCTGTTGGGGTTGGCTGCGAAGGCTCAGCTAGGGCTTCCTGACCCTCAGGACTCCTTACAAATACCGCAACATCATCATGATCATTGTGCTGATCATGCGTTACTTGCTGGTTCTGCCCATTTGGTTGCTCAATGGCCGAGAGGATGGACTGCAGAAGTCCCTGAGATAGGAGTTGCTGATGCGGAGCATCGATTGCATTCCCATCACCTCCTGCCAGAGGATCAGCAGCCTGGAACTGCAGTTGATACGTTCCCAAAGCACCTTGGACTGGAATTGTAATGCTCTGGGACTTCTGAGCTGAGATCACATCCAATCCAGTCAAACCCGATACCTCAGCCTTGGTCTTTTCTTCTTCCGATGATTCAGGGTTACTCTGCCCCGCGGGAACCGCAGCTGACCTAACTTCAGTGTCGTAGGCTAGTGAGTCTCCTCCTGATGGATGTGGACCTGGTCCAAAATCTGGTACTCCATAGACCGCATGGGGTTGATGTCCAACTGGTATCTCACCTAAATCAAACCCAGTCCCATGTGAACCTCCTTCAGATGTAGGTTGAACTGTTCCCGAAGGCGGAGGTCCGTAGCTGTCCTGCAGAACCTGAGGTCCATGTCCACAATCGTGACCTCCACCTCGACCCTCATGGCTGTATCCGATGTTGTGCTGACTCAGGAAGGGTCTCTGAGAGTTTTCTAGAGGTAGGGCATTCAAGCCGTGTGGTGGAGCTGGGATCTCGCTAGGTGGAGGCAAGTAAACTCCACCACCATGATGTTGCTTCACTCCGAAATTATCCAAATGCTGAACATTGTGCCCAATGGATTCCAGTAGACCCTGTGGAACTGGCGGTCGGAAGGGTATTGGTCTTTTAGGTGCAGATCCAGGCACTGGCCAGGGTTTCAGGTTCCCACTAACTGTTCCGTGCTGAATGGCTAGGCCGGCATAAGTGCCTCCTGGAGGAACTCCATAAACCCCACTAGGTGGCATCAGGCCAACTGGAGGACCCCTGTATACGGGCTTGGAGAAGGAGAACGAAGGGGGTCCGTAGGATGTTGAGATCTGATGACCCCCATGAGATCCACCATGTGATCCTCCTCCAAATCCGTGAGAACTGCCATGAGAACTTCCATGGTTGATGACTAGGGGTCCACCATGGTGCGCAGGAGTTCCATAAGATGTGGAGACAGAGATAGGAGGAGGTGGTCCGTAACTGTCTCCGAGGTGATTGTTAGAAAGCTGTAAAGGAAACCCGAATAGAATCAtgtaaaattagaaaataagaaTTAAATTCACCTCGAATGAGTTGCTTTTGATCACACTGACATCAGCTGCTCCTCCTGAGAGTCCAAATCCATTCAGATCTCCATGGAACTGAACTGAGGGCTCGGAATGTGGCAGCTCTAGTCCCCCAATATCATCGTGGATGTGATTATCTGCTGCATGGTCAGCAGCAGGTGCTGATTGAGGGAGTCCACTAGCTGGGGGTCCGTACGAAGTCTCTGGCTGAATGGCAGGTCCAGGGATTGGCTTCCATCCGTCACAACGGATTTCTGGAGGTGTTGGAGGCAGAGAACTGCTTCCATGGTGGTGTCCACCAAAGGAGGGACCTGATGGTCTGCCTAGGGAGGGAGGTCCGTAGGAAGTTGAGGGTTTTGGTCCGAAACCAGGTGCTGGAGGTGTTAGGAATTGATAAGAGCTTCCGCCCCCAAAGTTCTGATGACTTTGATGGCTTTGGTGGCTTTGATGACTAAAGGACGGGGGTCCGTAGGAGGGTTTGGGGAAATGAGGTTTAGGTGGGCCATATACGGGTTTGGCTCCGGAGAAACCGAGGGATGATTTGATCTGGTCGAAGAAGGAAAAGTCCTGTTGAGGAGCTGAATGGAAGATTTGTTTGTGATGATGATGTTGAACAGGTTTAAAGGCTGGGAGTGGGGGTCCATATTCCACTTGGACCTTTGGTGGTCCGTACTTCAGGATGGGTACGCCGTATTGCTGAGAGGGTGGTGGAGGAGGAATGTCTGGAGGTGGAGCTGGGTACTTAATGGCAGGTGCATCAGGGGCTCCATAAACAGGAACAGGGAGTCCCAAGGACTCTCCTCCTGACGGTGGCGGTGCGTAAGAGTCCAGAATAGGAGCATCACGTCGCTGTGCCTTGTCATTAACCACACTTTCTGCTGGCGTTAGCAAACTTCCCAGGAGAGTACACCAGAGTATCGCCGGTAGACCAATCTGCAAATCAATGAAAgagtcttttttttaaagattgtcTCGTGCGGCAATTTGTGTAAGTGATTTGCATATCAATTAGAGCTATTACTATTGTATATAGACTTGCTAATACAAATGTGCTAATTCCGGACAAATCATCATCCCAGATGCGTGAAGATTTTACCGAGAGAAATTGATGAGGTGCATTGGGAGGACCACACCCAAGAGAAAAACATTCTCAAGCATACGAAAATCTGCATGCTGCTATAATTTGCATAATGGCGCAAATACCATCGTCAGTCTTCTTCTTTGTGGTTTTCTGCAAATCGTACATTTCAATCTCGGTAGATTGGACAAAAGGCCTTTGCCACAAAAATCAAAGACAAACCAATTTAGAGTGTTTGCATTGCAAAGTACACTGAAGAATTTTGCCATTGTTCCGTGGAAATTTTTACACCTGTGTCATTATGTTTTTTTGCACCTTTTTCTTAGGTGATTTTGAGGTTAAATATTTGAGCATTGGTGAAGTGAAAGTGCTGGGCGAAATGTGAGAGATTTCTTTGGTTGGAAATTGATGCGTAATTGCTGATGGTGCTGCATCATGCAATTGGATATTCAATCATATCGTGGATGATTTACTGAGATATCCCAGACAGACTGTGTGAAAAAGGTGGCAAAAACAATTTAAACATGATGTCGGAAGTTTGATATTTCTGCTCCTTGCATTAAGAGTTTCAATTGAATCTTCAGAAGACTTTCAATCATGTTGTGGGAAAAGGGGGGAAAGTTAGTTTTAACTTTGATAAATCATTTAGTTATCAACTAATTGGAAACATGCACAAAAATATTACTGAAAATCTTGTCAGTGTGAtactaattttataaatattcagaAAGTAGATTAATTTGTAAATGAGTTATTCAATTAAGTTTATTTTGTGTATATCttagaaattaattgaatttaatctAACATATGCATAAAATTAAAGAACTCATCTCATTCATCCCATTTCGTAGTTTCGATAggctgacttttttttttaaatttacgagaACTAACTCTTACATCTTCTAAGATTATAGGGACTTTATATTTAAGGTTTATTCTTCTTTCCAACTgtctttaaaatttacaaacacCATGAACCTATTGTGAATTCCAAAAAGCTTTTAAAGGTTTATTATCTCTTACTCTGGAATCCTTAATCATACgtaatttacttaaaaatatcaCTTTTGTTATATTAGATAACCTTGACTTCAATCAATGTGAAGTATGAAcctattattattttatcttagaatatttcttaaaaCAGTCTAGGCTTTTGCATTAGGAGAAGGCTTTTAAGCTTATCAcacactctgccttcgaaccctttatatttctcccatattcctttaaggaATCTGATTCATCTGACCTATCCATGgtgttatattttaatagatagtctTAAGTTAGgcatttactgaaaaaaattggtcaaatttattaaaggaatgtggaaaaaatctaaagtgttcgaagcctgaaagccttaaGGATGGGTCTTCACCTTCGTCGATCCTATCTATTATGCACGATTGGTctatccttaactctttcgtctcctttgggcctctgggtacccatggaaacaacaatttttttagactatctagaatcgataaaaatgaaattcttcttgataattacaaactattatataagaatgtccaaatctaagatatttttgcaggatcttaattaactcctgagcttagatatttttggtcaaaaatcgtgaattttcgattttctgcttccttgcataTATCCTGACTTTTCGTTcctttggggacgagagtacccatgagttttccaatttcccagagacggaaaaaattctttctctacaaaagtatcatatttgaccactaagacttacaataaagtgagttttactgaaattcgttcgctggatatgttgtggtccggaaaaaGTTAAGTTATAGAATTAAAGTCAAGTTTTGGAACAGCATGGGTTTTAATGGGGGGGGGGGAGTAAAGCCACACACCATCCTCCCATTAAATTCCTATGTTCACCTCCACGCGGGCCAGATGCCTGGTAGGCCCCGGTACACTCAGGTGAGAGATggaagattgggtaaccaaaCCCAGTGTACTGAgaagtcacgaacctgaggctaacgaacaagggatctggtTCTTCTGAAGAGGTTTGGGCGAGGGGTTAACAATCCCTCGTCCAATccaagattgttacgaaaactcgcaaggacGAACTAGGACGGACTTTTCGACAGCGACCTATGCTACGTTTCTGGAGGGACCTGACGGAGAGTCACCAGAACTGGATAAGACTAGTGCGAGAGGCCTggtcccttaaccctttaaggacgaatgggacactaACTGGAGTCTTAtaaacgaaaataatttttttctgactatttggaggacaaaataacgctctatagtaaaaaaaatgtttttgtttttaagacaccggtatcccattcgtccttaaagagttaaaggagTTAAAGACACGGTGCAGCCACCTAAATAAGTAGAATCGGGTTACTTTGGCCACTGGGGGTGATATTTCcccctgcttttcgtaagcttttctttaattctagcatttaaggaCGGTCTTCATCGATCATGTTTGTTATGTTCGATCGGTCTAAGCTGAAGTCATAGAATTATAgtaaagcttacgaacagcagggtGGGAAAATCACCGTACTAATTTTCAATTGTGCTTTAACGTAAAGTAAAGGCATCTAGTAAATATTCACGATAAAGTAGAATCTATTTTTCTTTCTAAAGTAAATGAAAGAATAGGAATCAACATATTTAGATTTATGTTATAATTGTacagttgttgaatttcatatttaaatttatcatttgaattgattaTCTAATCCGTAAAGAGTATTTAAtccctaaaaaatgttcagcctgtaaaatttaattgtataaAGTATCATGCAAAAGAATTTAATGTAAGAAACACCTTTAATCTCTAATCCTAATATCACAGTATATGATAGCTTTTGCTattttttaacacaaaattttacgctctaaatattcttgaaaatttGCTGGAGAATATTTAAGCTCTAAGATTGAAAACAACAGCGTTAGGACAATAATTGCCCCAAGGTAGGGTAGGCTATACATTATACATACAAATAATTCTTGATtatgataatttataataaataaaatacagtaAGCACTCTGGGCCACTTCAAGTTTTTTATaacctttaaaaatttgaaatgattttaatttagatttaaatgTGATATTTTACACAGATTAGATACATAGATTAGATTAAATGGTTTTAGGTCAATTCATAAATATATCTAAACCAtgtgaaaagtttcattttaaattaaaattaatttcaacttttCCAAGAAtgttaaagtttaaaaagacagaAAGTGTTCATTATCtacctaattttatttattacaataaGTTGTTACAATCAAGTCATAGTTTTTAtgtatatattaaatatttgtgaatatttCACTACAAATTAGTTTCTTCTGCATTTATGCggaatattaaaatgaatttcaatAAGGGATTACGTGGATTACGTGTACCaggttaattaaaaaaagaacataatttctacataatttttttcagaataaaaaaaaaatatttaagctcttATGCAAATATTAATAACACTACATTTAACctctattttttgatttttttttatttaaaaattcagtagctgggatctgattttcggaaaaaattgaaaaaaaattacttcgcGTTGGACAAGGTTACTCAGAATCAAAATGAAAgagcaaattgtttttttttggtcttcATGATTCAATGGACATAATGcctaaaattgtgaaattgagtacacaaaaaattttccatgCCAACCATGGCTACAATGACTCATTCAACTTTTAGGTTCAGaacattttatcaataaaatataaGTGATTCGTGTTGAGAAAATCGAAAAGTTgatcgaaaattattttacaaaaccgaaaagttttgaaaatgattttaagaaaatagaaaagtAAAAATAGTTGTACGAAAACTGCAAGGCTCAATGTCTCTGGTTCcttagaaaatatttctttataatccgataaacaatttaaaaaattgatgggatatataaaatttgtgaatCACACAATCATGTAGCATAATATCGGTCAAATATTGTCTTTTCTAATGCTTTAATTAAAAGTGTTcgattttctttatgttttttaaaaattattcttc is from Phlebotomus papatasi isolate M1 chromosome 1, Ppap_2.1, whole genome shotgun sequence and encodes:
- the LOC129797952 gene encoding uncharacterized protein LOC129797952, which gives rise to MIGLPAILWCTLLGSLLTPAESVVNDKAQRRDAPILDSYAPPPSGGESLGLPVPVYGAPDAPAIKYPAPPPDIPPPPPSQQYGVPILKYGPPKVQVEYGPPLPAFKPVQHHHHKQIFHSAPQQDFSFFDQIKSSLGFSGAKPVYGPPKPHFPKPSYGPPSFSHQSHQSHQSHQNFGGGSSYQFLTPPAPGFGPKPSTSYGPPSLGRPSGPSFGGHHHGSSSLPPTPPEIRCDGWKPIPGPAIQPETSYGPPASGLPQSAPAADHAADNHIHDDIGGLELPHSEPSVQFHGDLNGFGLSGGAADVSVIKSNSFELSNNHLGDSYGPPPPISVSTSYGTPAHHGGPLVINHGSSHGSSHGFGGGSHGGSHGGHQISTSYGPPSFSFSKPVYRGPPVGLMPPSGVYGVPPGGTYAGLAIQHGTVSGNLKPWPVPGSAPKRPIPFRPPVPQGLLESIGHNVQHLDNFGVKQHHGGGVYLPPPSEIPAPPHGLNALPLENSQRPFLSQHNIGYSHEGRGGGHDCGHGPQVLQDSYGPPPSGTVQPTSEGGSHGTGFDLGEIPVGHQPHAVYGVPDFGPGPHPSGGDSLAYDTEVRSAAVPAGQSNPESSEEEKTKAEVSGLTGLDVISAQKSQSITIPVQGALGTYQLQFQAADPLAGGDGNAIDAPHQQLLSQGLLQSILSAIEQPNGQNQQVTHDQHNDHDDVAVFVRSPEGQEALAEPSQPTPTDHDESR